Part of the Caretta caretta isolate rCarCar2 chromosome 7, rCarCar1.hap1, whole genome shotgun sequence genome is shown below.
attttggatattttctacgttttcaaatatattgatttctattacaacacagaacacaaagtttacagtgctcaatttgtattattttttattaaaaatatttgcgctataaaaaacaaaaagaaacagtatttcaattcacctcatataaattctgtagtgcaatctctttatcatgaacttagaaaagtagattttttttccccacatctaagtgcactgaaaaataaaacaatgtcaaattttagagtctacaagtccactcagtcctacttcttgttcctCCTTTAGTGGAGTCTTGGGGCATGGCACAGGAAGAAGGGGTCAGTCCCCAGAGTAAGGGCCCAATTGGAGGCAATGGTGGGTTCAAGATCCCTACCTCTCTGCCGGTGCCGGAATGGGAGCcactttctcttcttttctctcctcttcccaccctccgGAGGCAGACTGGGTTACTGCATCTGACTGGACACTGACAAGtccctctgcagcccatgccTCCCTCCGACCAGATGTATGCTATTAACGCGttaattttgttctcagttaATCGCAGGCATTGACTGAGATTAactgacagccctagttataacAAATATTTCAATGGGAAAAGGGCAAAGAAAGAGGGATAGCAATggaataaaagagagagagagattcatacCTACCAATTTCCATCCCAAATTCTCTCCCAAAGTGACTGAAGTTTGATCACGAATTAAATagtgaaatttcacatttaagttaTATTGTCAATACTTTAAAGCTCACTTTTAGCTTCTGTACTCACACTAGCAGAATTTATGCTGCCACAATGATGTACGTTTCACATGTTGCTCTTCCTCAAAGTcacaagctatttttaaaatgtccctgTTGTTATGGCTGTGTTTTGTGTGAAAGTAGTGTGATTAAACAAGCTgtgaaggggagaggagagaaaaatagGATAGCTTGATCAAGTAAGTAAAAATCTCCagtctgcagtactgtgtctTGGGAGCGCTTGAGAAGTTggggccttggctacacttgcgagttacagcacaaGAAAGCCACCGAGAGTGCTGtacctcactccccgtccacactggcaaggcacgtagagcgatctgactccgcggctacagcgctgctggtactccacctcagtgagtggaataatgtttgatGCGCCCCCGCTGGGGCGCTGCGgtaccagtgtggatgccctggccCTATATTGcgggggaaagtgggttggaggtgacatgggggaaCAAGGGAAacagttttgggacaagggctgcgaaGGTGGGGCgcagtagtgctccgcctgcatggctacacACACCTGGATcgagtctgcttggcgctccatgatgcttatcagcagCTCTGTGCTTTGTGCCGGCGATCCACgttctgctggcggaccctccttaCACTCTCCAACCACTCCtgaactttttgattttcattaagggagtgctgcatgactttatgcagcatgtcctctttgcttctacgtggcctcttcctgattctttgcagcctctcggcCAGTGATAACACGgacagctgagatctcaaggttgcatctgtaaaggcaaaatgtaaCACTTAACCAAGGCAGAATTGTTCAcgccagacagagcaatgattcccccatacttaaaggagggcaagcacagtctacacaatcgcataatttgcctgtcccaaagcgagTGCACATAACCCCTAGGAGcaccaaaatggtgagtaagcataGGGTCAAGGGGGAATGAttctttcatggctgtactgtcctctgggtttctgtgccttggggagagccaacagctgcaggggtcCCTATACCAAaaactgtccccacattttccacaggagttcatcctggaaggtatcttgctgctgagggtgacctgggaagcaagggagggtcttctactgcaatgcggcttcctgtgtgcagcaatggtcccccgcccctcacagcacagtggtgcagacacattagcctgactgggacaaggaccacagtggctctcccaagaaacctgcacaagcgcattgtccaagttctggctgagacctttgaagagatcactgagtcCGATTACTGTGAtttgagagagcacatcaacgccctattccgcatataagcatgcatgcagccctaaccctcctcatcCCAAGAGCCCGCACCTAATAACTTCCtttccaaaataaaagccgcttaccaggaacctcctctgATGTTtgcccttccccaagcaccgaccaccgcgactggctaccttcctcctggcttgagaacagctcctggatGCATGCTTCTAGGGATACTGGggtatcttcctcctcctcagtaccctcgctcccactttgctgctcctcctcctgccctgttGCACTCGGCTCtgaggtgtccatggtggtactcggagtggaggtagGGTCGctcccaagtatcgcgtccagctctttgtagaaacagtAGGTCGCAAGGGCAGCACCGGAGCAGTTGTTTGCCTCGTGGGCTTTGTAGTAGGCATTCTGCATCTCCTTCACTTTAATGCTGCACTGCAGAGCATCACAGTCATGGttcctttccatcatgtcccttgagatctgcccgaaggtatcgtaattcctatggctggagcgtagctgggactggacagcttcctccccccaaacactgatgaggtccagcaccttgccactgCTCCATACTGGGGACTGCCCGGAGcttggaggcatggtcacctggaaagattcactgagagcactccacgcctggctgagcaaacagggaggggattttcaaaattcccagagaatttaaagggcgggtctgatggttggtcacctgagggcagggcagtagagttcaaagtgatgatcAGAGTGGCTGGAACAGGCATTGTGgcacacttctggaggccgatcagagtgcaCTAACAGGCCAGGacgtccacactggcgccgcagcgctccagcgggggcgcatcaaatgttattccactcactgaggtggagtaccaggagcgctttAGCTGCAGAGTTAGAGCGCTCTACGTGCTTTGCCAGCATGGACGCATTGTGAATTAGAGCGTactgggctgctttaatgcgaTCTAACTcccaagtgtagccatgccctaagacaGACTTTGGTTTGTAATAAATTTCTGAACCTAAAACTTATGCAGCATTTTAACTTGAGGCTTGTGTAAAGTTAGTTTGTAACATTAACTTTTGGGGCATCCTCAGTAGTCTCTTCCTTTTATCTTTACAGAGTCACTATCTATTTGGAAAAAAACTCACATTTGTCTGAAAGTTTTGTACCGTCTGTACTTGACCTATGAGTACTATAACTCAGAAATTAAcaaaaagatttcttttttttccacctTGTTTATTCTGCATATTTGAGAATACTTTGACAAACCTAAAGAGCTCTGGGTAACCTCAAACGTTTGTCTCCCTCACCAATaaaagatggtccaataaaagatattacctcatccaccttgtctctctgggtatgtctaaactgcaattaaaaacccatggctggcccatacAGCTCACTTTGGCTCATGGGGCTTACTTGGgttaaggggctatttaattgcaatGTTGATGTTCAgactcgggctgcagcccaagctctaggaccctgcaaaaTGGGAAGGTCCCAGGGCCTGGGCTGCACTCCGAGCCTGAATATCTTCACTGCAGTTcaacagcccgagccccacaagccaacttagctggcacaggtcagctgcaggtgtctaattgcagtgtagacgtaccctccaACACTTTGTGTACCGTTTCAATGTCTCCTCTGCATAGGTAAACAGTTCCTCCACTGCTAATAGACTTTGTAAATATCAACCAAAAAGCAAAAAACCCTTACGTACTTTTAAATAACTGCTTACAAATACTTTCAGAGCATATTATTTAAAAGGTACTCTGacagaaactggattttttttaaattagtcaaAAATAAATTGACTGTCCCTTCAATTTCTTTCTGCCATGTAAATGActtcagaaatatatatataataaacacacacacacacactaagtaTAGCATTTAAGCCCTGAATATTTTTAGCCAATTTAATACTGATGCCTACAAAGCCCACCAATTGAATAGTTTACTCTTCAGAATCCACTTTCCTGTTCTACTGTGCTGATGGAGAAACACCAACTATTCAACtacagctgcacctggaccccaaTGACGTACTCAAGAGAACTCATGCAGATGTAATGAAGAAAAATAAGGATGTTGGCTTAACCTTGACCATCCTCTGTCAATGATAAACCATGTCAGGTACAGCATACACAGAGTTATTTAACCTGTAATGAATCAGCAAAACATGCCCTCATGATCAGGAGGCTTGATTATTGCAGTTCCATCCTCTCTCTGTCATTGGCAGCTTGCTCAGCCTACAACAGCTGATTTGAGCAATCATATTACATTCACACTGTCTCTAAATTGGCATAAATAGTTTTTAAGGCCCTGAATTGTGTAAGTCTCACCTATATTAGAGCCTAGCTGACATTTATCTGCACTCTGATACCACTTGCATTTTAGGAATCTCAGCATCATGTCCCTGATTAGCTTGCCTTTCCTGCAATGAGCCCTAAAGACTGAAACTCTCTCCCTGCTTCTCTAATCATTCTTCTGACTTAAATattacaagtttttttttaagttggccTCATTTGTTATTCCCCACTTCCCTATTTTTTGCATTTCACAACCTCAATTGTGTCTGTTATTAAGGGAATACTTTTACTAtgcttttaaataattattgAATAAGTATGATACCCTTCTTTTCCCTCGGTGGGAAAGGCAGTTGGAATtatctccccaccctcccctccaaTCTTTTCTCTATTTTGATGATTAGGTGAGGTTTCCACTGTACAGCATATATGGGTGTTTGAACTTTGTTATACTTATTTACCTATTATGTTGATTTAAGTTTAATGTTCCACTTCCCTAAGCATAGATATGCTCTTTCATACAATCCAAATAAAATGAGGACTCTGTCATGGCAAAAGTGATTagtttttaacttttttgtttgGTATCTCCAGTAGTTTGTCATCCACTTTGGTATGGTTCTTAAATACAGGAATGTGATTTTAGAAAGGCAAATAATATCCTTGTAGAAGatacagtgattttaaaaaatgtctcaaTTCCTATTTGTGTCAGCCATGTCTTGCAGCATACCTACTTACTTTGCTCTATTGTAGATATCAGCATCTCGTAGTCTGAAAGCTAATATATAGACAGTTGGGGGTGAGGTGGTTAATCATCATTCCCATAATACAGCATTTATAATATATTGCTGCAGCTTTCCTCTTATTTCACTTTTTGCAAGGTTGGCCTCTAATACTTCTACAGATCGGTTAACTTCATGGACATCAACCCTCTAGAGAGAGATATCAACTGAACAGTGCACATTTTCTTCCATGTTAATGGGTAACTATTAATATGATAATACAGAAAGCCCAAAAtaggctgtacaaacacagatgcccaaacacacacaagaacGTACATTTAAGCATGTCTACCTTCCTGTACACTGTAACaagtgacagaacaaggaactgTAGTCAACCTTAAATAATTGTAACACATACAATTGGGTAAGTAATTTTCTGAATGATTTTCACTTGCATGAGATTTTATTTATGTTCCCCAAGCACATATGTACTTCACAGCAAAGTATCCAGCAAGAAAATACTCAGCTGACCAATGTCACTAACAAAAGAATCTATTGGTTTCCATGCAGAATTTAAGGAGTTTGTTTTGACCTATAAAGCCATAGGTCAAACCATAGGTCGAACCTGCCTACTTTAGAGACTGCCTCTCCCCATGCAAAGCTGCACACCCGAGATCAGCTTAAGCAATGAGCAAGAGCCCTTCACTTAAAAATAAGAGGGGAGATGCTGGTACCGCTTTCTTCATTAGGGGCCTTCAGATTTGGAACTTATTCCTCACTGAAGTAACCCAGATTTGAACATTCAAGACATGATGCAAGATTTTTGCAGGAAGCCTAAAGAAACAACTTGAATGTCAGACtcaaaaagtgaaagaaaaaaaaaagagttaaactTTCTGGACAAAATATTCTGCTTGaagatgtgtgtatatatttccCACTGAAATCTGTTTAACAGTTATGTATTACCTTCGGGgacagaatttgtttttttatttttactccaTCTTTTTGAACCAGATTCCCTTGGACAATCTGTACTTTTCAACTGTTTTTGATGAGTTAGCTTACCTCCCCTTTATACAGTTTGCTTATATACACAGGCAGGAAGATAGCGGTTGGCAAGGCTAGATTCCTCCCCAAAAGATGCACAGGAGGTGTGTCTGCCTCAAAACTTCTCTCCATCATGGTCCAGCTCTGTGCCTAAGGATGGAACTAAGAAGCAGAGAGCCCAATACAGCTGACAAGGAACAGTGATGGCAGCACCCTCTTCTACCCTATGCCAGGAAGAGACACCTGGCAAGAAATACTGGAAAAGAACAAAGTAGGCAGACACTGCAACTTGTAGCAGTGAAGAGGACCCTATTAAGTGgtgtggggaggaaagggaaggtAGCAGTGCAAGAAATTTTCACTCAGACTAGTAGGATTAGTTCTCAAGCCAGTAGCTGTATGAGAAATATTTCAACTCCTATATTGAGAAGATTCTACTCTACACTGATGTAGAGGTGAGTCACCTTATGAACTACCTGTAACCGATTAACCCCATGAGGCAAGTAGAACTAGGCTCTGAAAGAGTAAAACTGGTTCTGAACAAAGTAACTTGgtaacttaaagaaaaggagtacttgtggcaccttagagactaaccaatttatttgagcataagctttcgtgagctacagctcacagctcacgaaagcttatgctcaaataaattggttagtctctaaggtgccacaagtactccttttctttttgcgaatacagactaacaaggctgctacttgGTAACTTAGTAACTTTTCCCATCCCCTTATGTACGCAATTGTACTAGTCTCcactattttaaacatttttccaagATAAAACAGTCTTTTGACTTACTGATACAAACATCTGAAAAAAATGAACCGATCCTTTTTGGGACTTTTAATTGGATAACTTCAGTACATATTAACAATGCTGTTTTAATAACATGAAAATGTTTACTTCTGGCTTCAGACCATATACACAGAATTATTCATAGTTCAGTTACTGTAATAAACCTCATGAATCAGCAATCGGTTCTACAGAAGACACTGGTGCATGCACTGATAACTGCAAATAATATGATAATCATAACTACAGATCATACGCACAAATAAAAACTTTTGGTAATTAAGCATTTGTCAGTTGTATTTAGTTTACAGATCATCATAACTCTCACAAGTTGTGAAGATGctgattttgatttttccatcatCAGAATACACCATTTCTTCAAAGTTCTACTGCAAATGGCTTTACATTTCAATTGAAAGTGATGTAATGTCTACAGAAGTGGATAGTGAGACTACCAAAATTTTAATAGAGAGCCAGATTCTGCAATCCCTGCTCAAGTTGACTAATTTACCAAATAGTCTCAGTGTAAGAAATGCAGAATTGCACAAATAGTTTGCCGATTGATGACTAAGACAGTGATGTTTCCTCCTCTATAGTAACCTGCACTGAAACTTTAGCACAGAGAAGCTGAGTGACTGCCTTTTCATTTGGAGAACCTTTGCAGCAGAAAACAGACCACCAAACATTAACTTCAGAAATCAAATTAAATGACAACGTTCACAGTATATCAAAGAACATgagatacaaatatattttaaaatatataaaaatagctGTATACATTTATTACTGCATGTGCTTATTTTTATCCCTTTTCCATCCcagtaaactaaactaaactgctGAAATGTAATTTTGTGACTGATGCTTTcttataaaaatacaaatatttacaaCCATCTCTGTGTTACTGTGATAGTATAGATTgatcacacttttaaaaaaaaaaaaaaaagatgaacaaAGCAACTTTGCAAACGGCACAAATATATTTTCACCAGGTAGAAGGCATTCTATACCCACAGCACTTGGCTCCCCATTCAGTAAAGAAggtaagcatgtgcctaaatcaCAATTTAGGATGTCACGCAGCATGCAAAagcataaagaaaaaaagaaaaagaaacatacatattttaaaaaaagtgactaAATATCAACTATCTTCATTTACTTAGCCATTAGTTGGTaactgtcttttgacagtggcctcTATGAATTTGCCCATAAATGTGTAAGAGTAGAGATGCACAGTAGATTCCAGAGGATTTGTAACTTAATTGCAAAACAAATGACCTCACTAACATCACTGTGCAATAAAGCATGTtttataacaacaataataaaagtaTGCAACATCCCACCAGTAATAAAGACAACATTTAAAGCAACCCTTATCCCTAAAAGAGATATTGTACTGTGAAGCACAATGTTCACATAacagtaaaaaaaaccaaacaaacaacaacccTGAAAGTACCTACCCACCCCAAATCAAATTTTGAGACATCCCATTAAAGTACGTCTAGATGGAACTACAACCATTTCTTATctatacacaaaaataaatgtgttttcaaAATTACATACTTTGGTCCAGTACTTAAACATATTCATAAGTTCCCTTGCTACCTTCTTATTAATTCCACAAagaattcttctccctctgtgtgaGCACTATCAAGAATTACAAAAACTGTTCCTAAACAACCCAAAAGAGCACTTTAAGCCCAGAAACGAATAATAGTGAGCTCTAATATACAAAgattgccattaaaaagtcagcatttgccatAAGTCACCACACAGATATCACCCACTTGAGATATAGGGATAACTGATGATTGTTGGCAAATACTAATTTAACTGGCAACCAGTGTGCATGTGATAAATACACATTTTCCCCCCTTATAAGAGGATCATCAGAATATTGCTCTGAAAGATAGTTGTAAAACTTAGCACAACTCATACTTAGCGTTTGCAGCATCTTGCCTGAG
Proteins encoded:
- the LOC125639565 gene encoding uncharacterized protein LOC125639565 → MPPSSGQSPVWSSGKVLDLISVWGEEAVQSQLRSSHRNYDTFGQISRDMMERNHDCDALQCSIKVKEMQNAYYKAHEANNCSGAALATYCFYKELDAILGSDPTSTPSTTMDTSEPSATGQEEEQQSGSEGTEEEEDTPVSLEACIQELFSSQEEGSQSRWSVLGEGQTSEEVPDATLRSQLSVLSLAERLQRIRKRPRRSKEDMLHKVMQHSLNENQKVQEWLESVRRVRQQNVDRRHKAQSC